The following proteins come from a genomic window of Simkaniaceae bacterium:
- a CDS encoding 23S rRNA (pseudouridine(1915)-N(3))-methyltransferase RlmH has protein sequence MIKIKIITIGKIKQTWLQEGIQEYELRLKPQTSIEWHICRSDDQLIAACMTEKEIFSLDPHGKQLDSTELSHFIDRYCQQNGPRLTFVIGGSDGIPLMIKNRSKQLISFSKLTFTHQMMRLILLEQLYRSQEIQNRSPYHK, from the coding sequence ATGATTAAAATAAAAATCATAACTATCGGAAAAATTAAGCAAACATGGCTCCAAGAAGGGATTCAAGAATATGAATTGCGCCTGAAGCCACAAACCTCAATAGAGTGGCATATATGCCGATCGGATGATCAGCTCATTGCAGCCTGCATGACAGAAAAAGAGATCTTTTCTCTCGATCCCCATGGAAAACAACTCGACAGTACTGAATTATCCCATTTTATCGACAGGTATTGCCAGCAAAATGGACCGCGACTCACCTTTGTCATAGGCGGCTCCGATGGTATCCCCTTAATGATCAAGAATCGCTCAAAACAACTGATCAGCTTTTCAAAGCTCACCTTTACCCATCAGATGATGCGACTTATTTTACTAGAGCAACTCTATCGATCTCAAGAAATTCAAAACCGCTCCCCTTACCACAAGTAA